The following are from one region of the Gloeomargarita lithophora Alchichica-D10 genome:
- a CDS encoding histidine kinase has product MLMVQVYLFTSKAANRDQMRQLQERLQALGCAASAVQLVDVSEQPYLAERFRVVVTPALVKTQPEPRQVLVGSDLLEQLEYWWPRWQAAENGQTADSTPSLASLEEELTRAKLTIQQLTAQVEFRDQVLELLAHDLRNPLTAVGIALETLELTPDRPDLAPQLLYQARNQVKTLDRLIASLLQVSRNQQNALRINPQAVPLPEVIQLVVQSFQAQLTSRDHRLHLDLPAPCPPVFADPDALRRVLTNLLDNACKYTPPGGQISISTLHSTNLKIQVTVADNGSGIAPADQERIFDPSTRLENRQNQAGYGLGLAVCRQIVQAHYGRIWVESESGRGSTFHFTLPVYRP; this is encoded by the coding sequence ATGCTGATGGTGCAAGTTTATCTATTCACCAGTAAGGCCGCCAACCGTGACCAAATGCGGCAGTTGCAAGAACGGCTTCAGGCTCTGGGCTGTGCGGCATCGGCGGTACAACTGGTGGATGTGAGTGAACAGCCCTACCTGGCGGAACGGTTCCGGGTGGTGGTCACCCCTGCCTTGGTGAAAACCCAGCCCGAACCCCGGCAAGTGTTGGTGGGGAGCGACCTGCTGGAGCAATTGGAGTACTGGTGGCCCCGGTGGCAGGCGGCGGAAAATGGTCAAACCGCCGATAGCACTCCCAGCCTCGCCAGCCTGGAGGAAGAATTAACCCGCGCCAAACTCACCATTCAACAACTCACCGCCCAGGTAGAATTTCGGGATCAGGTGTTGGAACTGTTGGCGCACGACCTGCGTAACCCCCTGACGGCGGTGGGGATTGCCCTGGAAACCCTAGAACTCACCCCCGACCGGCCAGATTTAGCCCCGCAACTTTTGTATCAAGCCCGCAATCAAGTGAAAACCCTTGACCGGTTGATTGCCAGCCTGCTCCAGGTGAGCCGCAACCAGCAAAACGCCCTGCGGATCAATCCCCAGGCGGTGCCACTCCCGGAGGTGATTCAACTGGTGGTACAGAGTTTCCAGGCGCAGTTGACCAGCCGTGACCATCGCCTGCATTTGGATTTACCGGCTCCCTGTCCGCCGGTATTTGCCGACCCGGATGCCCTGCGGCGGGTGTTGACCAATTTGCTGGACAATGCCTGTAAATATACCCCCCCCGGCGGTCAGATTAGTATCAGTACATTGCACAGCACAAATCTCAAGATACAAGTCACGGTGGCGGACAATGGCTCTGGCATTGCCCCAGCGGATCAAGAACGGATTTTTGACCCCAGTACCCGTTTAGAAAACCGGCAAAACCAGGCGGGTTATGGATTGGGTTTGGCGGTCTGTCGGCAAATTGTCCAGGCGCACTACGGCCGGATTTGGGTGGAGTCAGAATCAGGGCGGGGCAGTACCTTTCACTTTACTTTGCCCGTGTATCGCCCCTAG
- a CDS encoding LabA-like NYN domain-containing protein — protein MSAMDTMGLFTPQQVLENRGRLAIFIDGSNLFYAALQLSIEIDYTKLLCYLTAGSRLLRAFFYTGVDPTNEKQQGFLLWMRRNGYRVVYKELVQLPDGSKKANLDVEIAVDMLALVGSYDTAILVSGDGDLAYAVDAVSYRGVRVEVVSLRSMTSDNLINVSDRYIDLDSIRDEIRKSHRPNAYRTLPDLASAGE, from the coding sequence ATGTCTGCTATGGATACGATGGGTTTATTTACACCGCAACAGGTGCTAGAAAACCGGGGTCGGCTGGCGATTTTTATTGATGGTTCCAATTTGTTTTACGCCGCTCTCCAGTTGAGTATTGAAATTGATTATACCAAGTTGCTCTGTTATTTGACGGCGGGTTCCCGGTTATTGCGGGCATTTTTTTATACTGGGGTTGACCCGACCAATGAAAAGCAACAGGGTTTTTTGCTTTGGATGCGACGCAATGGTTATCGGGTAGTTTATAAGGAATTGGTGCAGTTGCCCGATGGCTCAAAAAAGGCCAATTTGGATGTGGAAATTGCGGTGGATATGCTCGCTTTGGTGGGTTCCTATGATACGGCGATTTTAGTCAGCGGGGATGGGGATTTGGCCTATGCGGTGGATGCGGTCAGCTACCGGGGGGTACGGGTGGAGGTGGTGAGTTTGCGCTCCATGACCAGCGATAATTTAATTAATGTGTCCGACCGCTACATTGACCTGGATTCGATTCGGGATGAAATCCGCAAATCCCATCGCCCCAACGCTTACCGCACCCTGCCGGATTTGGCCAGTGCTGGGGAGTAG
- a CDS encoding DUF5615 family PIN-like protein, with protein MSTFTCLAIDSFINQLSLQDQRIVITKDADFVELFLLQKQPYKLLVVATGNIKNAELEVLFSQNLQQLITLFETHNYIELNRTGIIVYQ; from the coding sequence ATGTCAACCTTTACGTGTTTAGCTATAGACTCATTCATTAATCAGCTTTCGCTCCAAGACCAGCGCATTGTTATTACAAAAGATGCCGATTTTGTTGAGTTATTCCTACTTCAAAAACAACCCTACAAGTTACTGGTTGTTGCTACAGGGAATATAAAAAATGCTGAGCTTGAGGTATTATTCTCTCAAAATCTCCAGCAGTTAATCACGCTATTTGAAACCCACAACTACATTGAACTCAACCGCACTGGAATTATCGTTTATCAATAG
- the metG gene encoding methionine--tRNA ligase, with the protein MARFSLTTPLYYVNARPHIGSAYTTMAADALARFARLRGNEVLLVTGTDEHGQKIQRTAQERGVPPQQHCDQMAGEFETLWQMLNIRWQSFIRTTDFKHEPIVQEFFQRLWDKGDIYLHQQQGWYCVACEEFKDERELLPEKHCPLHPNLPVEWRDEPNYFFRLSRYQAQLEDLYQTQPDFIQPSARRNEVLKFVAQGLADFSISRLHLDWGFPVPVDPNQVIYVWFDALLGYLTALVEPGVKPSLEAAVQTWWPVDLHLIGKDILRFHAVYWPALLMAAELPLPKRIFAHGFLTKDGQKMSKSLGNIIDPFALVAEYGSDALRYYFLKEIELGKDGDFNEERFIQTVNADLANDLGNLLNRTLKLVHKYCGGKVPSANVSQDDPLALLGQNLATQIAQAYEQLALHRACGLPLALAQRANKWMDEQAPWQLAKTGAQGHLEGVLYRLLEAVRLAAYLLSPVIPQTSTRIYQQLGYGIDFDGEPQLAYDQQSQWGALPPGQLVAQPEPVFARIGVPKVIKL; encoded by the coding sequence ATGGCTCGTTTCAGTCTGACTACCCCTTTGTACTACGTCAATGCCCGCCCCCACATTGGCAGTGCCTACACCACGATGGCCGCCGATGCCCTCGCTCGGTTTGCCCGTCTGCGGGGGAATGAGGTGCTGTTGGTCACGGGGACCGATGAACATGGGCAAAAAATCCAACGCACGGCTCAGGAACGGGGGGTGCCGCCCCAACAACATTGCGACCAGATGGCAGGGGAATTTGAAACCCTATGGCAGATGCTAAACATTCGCTGGCAGAGTTTCATCCGCACCACCGACTTCAAGCATGAACCCATTGTGCAGGAATTTTTTCAACGGCTGTGGGACAAAGGGGACATTTATCTGCACCAACAACAGGGCTGGTATTGTGTCGCCTGTGAAGAATTCAAAGATGAACGGGAATTGTTACCCGAAAAACACTGCCCTTTGCACCCCAATTTACCAGTGGAATGGCGGGATGAACCTAATTATTTTTTTCGTTTGTCTCGTTATCAAGCCCAATTAGAAGATTTATATCAAACCCAGCCGGATTTTATCCAACCGTCCGCCCGGCGCAATGAGGTATTAAAGTTTGTGGCGCAGGGACTCGCAGATTTTTCCATTTCTCGCCTGCATTTGGACTGGGGATTTCCCGTCCCCGTTGACCCCAATCAGGTGATTTATGTGTGGTTTGATGCCCTGTTGGGATATTTAACCGCTTTGGTAGAACCCGGAGTGAAACCCAGTTTAGAGGCCGCAGTGCAAACCTGGTGGCCGGTGGATTTGCATTTGATTGGCAAAGATATTCTGCGCTTCCATGCGGTGTATTGGCCTGCCCTGTTAATGGCCGCAGAATTACCATTACCCAAGCGGATTTTTGCCCACGGATTTCTCACCAAAGATGGTCAAAAAATGAGCAAATCCCTGGGGAATATCATTGACCCGTTTGCGTTGGTGGCGGAATATGGCAGTGATGCCCTGCGCTATTATTTTTTGAAAGAAATTGAACTGGGGAAAGATGGGGATTTTAACGAAGAGCGCTTCATCCAAACCGTGAATGCGGATTTAGCCAATGATTTGGGCAATCTGCTCAACCGCACCCTGAAATTGGTGCATAAGTATTGTGGGGGTAAAGTGCCGTCTGCAAACGTGTCCCAGGATGACCCTTTAGCCCTTTTAGGTCAAAATTTAGCCACCCAAATCGCCCAAGCCTACGAGCAATTAGCCCTCCATCGCGCCTGTGGTTTGCCCCTGGCTTTGGCCCAACGGGCGAACAAGTGGATGGATGAGCAAGCCCCCTGGCAGTTGGCGAAAACGGGAGCGCAGGGGCACTTGGAAGGGGTTTTGTATCGTTTGCTGGAAGCGGTGCGCTTGGCCGCCTACCTGCTCAGCCCGGTGATTCCCCAGACCAGCACCCGGATTTATCAGCAGTTGGGCTATGGAATTGACTTTGATGGGGAGCCTCAATTGGCTTACGACCAGCAGAGCCAATGGGGTGCGTTACCGCCGGGACAACTGGTTGCCCAACCCGAACCTGTCTTTGCCCGGATTGGGGTACCAAAAGTAATAAAATTGTGA
- a CDS encoding DUF433 domain-containing protein, with product MNEPLLQRISINPEICHGKPCIRGLRYPVEFLLELLSSGMTHGEILTDYDDLEEADILAVLLFAARLSQVKSIHRLAS from the coding sequence ATGAATGAGCCACTATTGCAACGGATTTCAATCAATCCAGAAATTTGTCATGGGAAACCTTGCATTCGGGGATTGCGTTATCCAGTTGAATTTTTGCTCGAATTGCTCAGTTCTGGCATGACCCATGGGGAAATTTTGACTGACTATGACGACCTCGAAGAAGCTGACATTTTGGCAGTTCTATTGTTTGCCGCTCGTCTGAGCCAAGTAAAAAGTATTCATCGCTTGGCATCATGA
- the lptC gene encoding LPS export ABC transporter periplasmic protein LptC, whose protein sequence is MKSANPIAPTLTAPCRIWPVLGSRRLCALGLSLGLMMVTGCRVGERPLEPEANLEATQQLTFQSLDLQQVGADGKILWKMQAQQAVADPKTRRVRVQKLVGDIYDQGKPRYRVEAAQATVFEQGDALDIQGQIIANDVQEKTRIKTQELLWRPQQQQLILKGNLEFQQPKIQLKAQEATIRLRDNHLALRKKVQVTNQKPALNITGEALDWQWQKGQVQALKPVKIIHTPQQLVVNAGRGQMDFQNQVLRLTQGVDAVSPRGQLRAQQVEWRVPAQEVTAIGDVFYSQNDPPLTVTGIRAEGNLGTRQIRVQRASTQFVP, encoded by the coding sequence ATGAAATCCGCAAATCCCATCGCCCCAACGCTTACCGCACCCTGCCGGATTTGGCCAGTGCTGGGGAGTAGGCGACTCTGCGCCCTGGGATTGAGCCTGGGGCTAATGATGGTCACCGGCTGTCGGGTGGGGGAGCGTCCCCTGGAACCGGAGGCGAATCTGGAGGCCACCCAGCAACTGACGTTCCAATCCTTGGATTTGCAGCAGGTGGGGGCGGACGGCAAAATCCTCTGGAAAATGCAGGCACAGCAGGCGGTGGCCGACCCCAAAACCCGCCGGGTGCGGGTGCAAAAGCTGGTGGGGGACATTTACGACCAGGGGAAACCCCGCTACCGGGTGGAGGCTGCCCAAGCCACGGTTTTTGAGCAGGGGGATGCGCTGGATATTCAGGGGCAAATTATCGCCAATGATGTCCAAGAAAAAACCAGAATTAAAACCCAGGAACTGCTCTGGCGACCCCAGCAACAGCAATTAATCCTCAAGGGGAATTTAGAATTTCAGCAACCCAAAATCCAACTCAAGGCGCAAGAGGCCACGATTCGCCTGCGGGACAACCATTTGGCACTGCGCAAAAAAGTCCAGGTCACCAACCAAAAACCCGCCCTGAATATCACCGGGGAAGCCCTGGATTGGCAATGGCAAAAGGGTCAAGTGCAAGCCCTAAAACCGGTAAAAATCATCCACACCCCCCAGCAGTTGGTGGTGAATGCGGGGCGGGGACAAATGGATTTTCAGAATCAAGTCCTGCGGCTCACCCAGGGGGTGGATGCGGTCAGTCCCCGGGGACAACTGCGGGCGCAGCAGGTAGAATGGCGTGTACCGGCGCAGGAAGTCACCGCCATTGGTGATGTGTTTTACAGCCAAAATGACCCCCCCCTGACCGTGACGGGCATCCGTGCCGAGGGTAACCTGGGCACCCGCCAAATTCGAGTCCAGCGAGCCTCAACCCAATTTGTCCCTTAA
- a CDS encoding tyrosine-type recombinase/integrase: protein MTISLAPITADPSLKGQTHPVLIYLARLSPGSRRTLYEALELLARWSSQSQLGALEFPWWELRYPHTAALRSRLAAHYAPATVNKQLAALRGVLRECWRLGLLTAEDYHRTIDIPTVKGQRLLRGRVLSENEVSILLAICQQENSPAGCRDATLLGLLAGSGLRRAEVVALQLQDYEPAENRLRIRSGKGNKDRLVYVAPGADVWLARWLALRGAGVGALLCPVNRWGQVVVRALTEQAVLHILSKRGQQAGIAAFSPHDLRRTFISNLLDAGVDIATVQKLAGHANVQTTIRYDRRDERAKQAAIALLQIRT, encoded by the coding sequence ATGACAATTTCCCTGGCACCCATCACCGCAGACCCGTCCCTCAAAGGCCAAACCCATCCGGTTTTAATTTATCTCGCCCGCCTGAGTCCCGGTTCCCGGCGCACCCTGTATGAAGCCCTGGAATTGCTCGCCCGCTGGAGTAGCCAGAGCCAGTTGGGAGCCTTGGAATTTCCCTGGTGGGAGTTGCGCTACCCCCACACGGCGGCGCTGCGTTCCCGGTTGGCGGCGCACTATGCCCCGGCGACGGTGAATAAACAACTGGCGGCCCTGCGGGGGGTACTGCGGGAATGTTGGCGGTTGGGACTGCTGACGGCGGAGGACTACCACCGCACCATTGATATTCCCACGGTCAAGGGGCAAAGATTATTGCGGGGGCGGGTGTTGAGCGAAAATGAAGTGAGTATATTATTAGCTATTTGTCAGCAGGAAAATAGCCCTGCTGGGTGTCGAGATGCGACCTTGTTGGGATTATTAGCGGGTTCTGGACTGCGGCGAGCGGAAGTGGTGGCGTTACAATTGCAGGACTATGAACCTGCGGAAAACCGTCTGCGTATCCGTTCTGGGAAAGGGAATAAAGACCGTTTGGTTTATGTGGCACCAGGGGCGGATGTGTGGTTAGCCCGCTGGTTGGCACTGCGGGGGGCGGGGGTGGGGGCGCTCCTCTGTCCGGTGAATCGCTGGGGGCAGGTGGTGGTGCGGGCTTTGACCGAGCAGGCGGTATTACATATTCTCAGTAAACGGGGGCAGCAGGCGGGGATTGCGGCTTTTAGCCCCCATGATTTGCGGCGCACCTTTATTTCCAATTTGTTGGATGCGGGGGTGGATATTGCCACGGTGCAAAAATTAGCGGGTCATGCCAATGTCCAAACCACCATCCGTTATGACCGGCGGGATGAACGGGCGAAACAGGCGGCCATTGCCCTTCTACAGATTCGCACTTAA